AACTTCaaattactaatttaaaaaaaattaaacgacTTCAAAACCATCAATTATTTTAtgacttcaaataaaaaaaaagttataaaagaaaaacaaaatatccaTCTTTTTACAACTTCATTATCAGAAGTTGTGAATCATACTACAACTTACCCTTATTTGGGTCAATTCACAATTTGTCTCCATttggtaaattaaaaaaaataaaaatactcccTTTTGGTATTTTTGCCAAATTTTCCAAGCATATCTTAGATGTCTTTTAAGACTTTTTTGCTTACCAACTGCCTGGTTAAATTTGGTCTCCAGTCTGAATTGTTTATGGCAATAAAGTTTGATGCTATTTGATTAATTGAATACGTGGAGCATTTTCTGTCTCAAAATAGGTACTCGCAGGTAATATCTGATAAGATTTCCAACACTTTTAATGTAGAGATGCCCCAGATGTGTTACAATTTGGATTTGCAATAATCTTTATGGAAAACTTAAATGTTGACACCGGTAGAAAATTGACATGTTGAAGAATGTTCATAAGGACCAAAAAGTATTGCAAGAGTTTGGTTAAAGAGATGGTAGTACACAGACGTTATCCCCAAAAGCACCCTTTGCCATCTAACAAGTTGCTCTGGAAGCCAGAAACCCACCCAACCCAGCTTCCCTTATAGTACACAAAAGAACTGCAAAATTACTATAATTTTTCTACAGAATTCCCTATGAAATGAAGACAATTGCTCTAGTGGACTTGAGAGGACAAAATGCCTACTCACACTTAATGGATCGATAAATGTGGCGGACAAAGAGCAAAGCAGCACGGAATCCAACAGTTCCAAGCATTAAGAAGAAACCGTAGCATATACAGGCCATGTATCCGAAGAAAAATGAGGTCTGCATGAATCCAGACATGTCGGAGCGTGCATAGTAGTAATACAGACAGTAGGTATAGATAAATAACCCAGTTGAACCACCACATAGGAATGATCTGCAAGGGAAAATAAGAACACATAGATGAAGTGAGCTGGTCATAAACTTAACTTAAACTCAAGCCTCATTGAACTCCATGTGATCATCCATTTCCAAAATgcaaatccaaaaaataaaatagatcaaaataatataatagtcaACAAAATGATGTATAATGCAACAAAGCCTGCACTCTTCAGAATGCATTTCTTCCTGAAGAATGGTGGCATTAAGGTCCAGATAACAAAAACAGACATAAGACCATGAAAGCAATAATATTTATCCATGCTTGTTCATGAATCAGATACTTAACAAACCATCAATAACGAATTTTCAAATTCAGTTATCAAGTCCTAAAGTTTGAAGTAACTTGTCAAAAACAATATCTGTATTGGGAAGTTCATGCATTTTGATCCATCTATCATCATAACTTATCTTCATtggaaaaagtttaaaaaaattatcctagtATTTCATATCTacagtacttttttttatccgcaaaaataatattatatattagataAGTTTCAGTACAAGTCGTACTGTGATGTTTACAATCACCAATGAAGTCTCCCATGTGGAGGTTtggttccctaatacaaaactaatcATGATGGATTAAAGAACCAAAACATATCTACAGTACCTATCTAGGTTTCTCTTATCATATGAAAATTTGCATGTGTTTGGTCAAGCATTTAAGCTTATGAAAATGGCTTGTGACCACCTCCATAAACTCTGTTAACTTAAAGgtgaaatttatcaaaataagttcATGATAAGCTCTAACTTAATAAACAcctaattaaattgttttgcTCAAGCCCATCTAACAGCTAACTCAGGAATCAGTTGGCATCTCAAATTCTCAATTAAGGTTAtcatcatttaatataaaatataatttcaattttatgtgtaaaaatagtaactttttttaaaaatgattatttattaaaagttagacATTTAAACAATACTaaaggaagcaaaaaaaaaaaattcagccccCCTTCTATAATGTTTCTGGATCCGCCCCTGCTCATATTCACTAACCATATCCACAAGGAATTAAAAACCAAGCCatgaaaaacaagaaagaaatttgtgataaatagttatttcaTACCTCCACCACCACTCATGATCCTCAGCAGCAAGCTGGAAGTATGTCAATGCCACAGTGATGAAAGCAGTAACAATCAAGAGAATGATGAAGACAATGAACAGGATGCTGTAGATGGTGTAAATTCTGTGGCCCCAAACACTGGCAAATATATAGTAAAGTTCAATGTATATAGCACTGAAAGGCAAAAATCCTGCCATCGCCATCTGAGGAATTGTTCCACGATACCAAGGCAGAGGTGGAATCTCCCTTGGATATTTAGTTGTCCGAACAGGAGCTTGAAATTCAGCCTTGCTATTCTTCCCGGCAATGCCTCCCAATACAAGCAAAGGAGACGTAACAAGTGACCATATGAGAACTATAACCACAATCGTCCCAAATGGAAGAGCAGCAGTAGCTTTGTAAGCAATTGCAACAGTGTTCAGAAAGCAGAAAGTCAGAAACAGAGGTCCACAGAAAAGGCATCCAGTCAACAGCAGATTCCTAACCTGTCATAACAAAATGGCAAGAACAAAACCACTAAGCTCTGAAAACAAACGCAACATAATGAAAACAGCACCAAATAGCAGAGGAAAAAAATTCACAAGCAAATACCCAGTTTGTTCCTTCCAACTGACAATAGAATGAAGTTGCAGTGTATCCAGCAATCCCTGAAGTAAGTGCATATATGACAACAAGTGCAGTAAACAGCGCCCCTCGATTGTATGGATAAAACACACCAACAAGCGCCAATATGAATATGAACACCGTACTGCATACCACATAATCACAACTCATTCagatagataaataaacaaagaataaattatCACAATTTAATTTTCCCAAAACAAGCTTCACTGATAGACACATTTCAAATAGGCCAATGCAAACTCACAGGGTAAACAACTGAGTGCCAGATCCAAGCGCAGCCGCAAACAGAGACTTAAACTTGGGGAACCTAAACACATCCCCATGGATATATTTCCACCCAGTCTCTTCCTGATCCTCTGCAGACTCCTCATCATGTGCATACCTATTCACAATTCAAACAAAAGCAACATCCATAATTCATCCCAAACAAATAAACAGCCagccaaggttttaaaaaacggTCTGCAACCACAATCCAGCCACGTCAAAATTTTTTAGGTCCACATCACCACAATTGTAAACACATTTATCCACAATATCAAGAATTGCAACAAATTTGTGACAGCAATTGGGGTTACATATATCAGTGATTTCCTGCAATATCAAGTATCGCAATAAAACCGTGACTGTAAACGTAGCCCAACATGAACAATTGTGACAAAATCATGACCGCAATTGTAGCTGCATTTGACTGCAATTTCGCACAATATCGAGAATTGCAACAAAACCACAAGCTCAATTGCGGTCGTACTTGTCTACAATTTCTGCAATATCAAGTATCGCAACAAAACTGCAACCACAATTCAAAACACTTGTAAACAACATTATAAGGTTCCAAATCACAAATCAGTGACCACATTTTAAAACCACCACATTCAAAAAAGAACTAATCCGACGTACTTGACAAAATCATTCTTGAGCACCCTCATCAAAATGGTGGCGAGGAACCCGGTCAAGAGCAACACCGTCACACAGGAGTTGATAATCGAGAACCAGTGGATTTCCAAATGATGCGGCAGCGATGAAGACTGCGAGTACTTGTCCATCCTCTTCTCGAATGGCGTGTTAGTCTCCTTCCACTTAACCGTGTACAAAAACTCGGCCTGAACCTCAGCATCCTCGGTGAGATCCACCAGCGCATTGGGATCGGTGCGCACATTGATCTCAATGACCCTGTCCTTGTTGTAGAAGACGTCGAAGTGAATGTGCTTATACAGGAAGTACCTATAATCACTGGGGTCCTTCCCTTCCTTGTCAACCTTCCCTATGAAGCCCCAAATAGGAAGGTCGTCGTAGTACATCTGGAAGTAGTAGTCCTTCCTCACCGCGGATCTGAACCGAGCCACGTCCTGTTTGGAGAGCTTCCTGTCGCACACGGAAACCAACTCCTTGTCGCGCTGGAACTCCAGCTTGTATGGCGCGCTAACCAAACGGTCCCCATTCAGCACCTCCCCGAGCGCCTCCTTCTTCTCTTTCAAATCACCTGGCAAGCAATCACAAATCatcaataattaaatgaaatcaaCTGTTGCAGTTTAACTACAAGTCTCGAATGAAAGTcaactcaaattaaatttttcgtGTTCGAATCGGCTTAACCAGTTTAGTTGCCACGTGTTAGAATCAGCTTAACCAGAGATCTCGAATTCGAACAGAATTATCTcccgtaaaaaaaaatatatctttgatAAAAAGGAGAGAAGCGAACCTGGTTCACAAAAGGGAAGGTCGAAGTAACGGTAGGTTTCgctggagaaagagaaaaaaaaaaagaagaacgaAAACGATAAATAACAGTAGAAACTAAAGGGAATGCAATGGAATGGAGTGAGATCTGAGGTACCTAGGGTTGTGGAAGGGGCCAACTTTGTTGGCGTAGAGAGGGACGGGGTCGCCTTCTTTGTAGCGGTGATCTGAGGGATCAGATCTGACGGCGGCGAAgaaggtgaagaagaagaagaagaagaaagagaggtTCCTCATTGGGAAGAGGTTTGGATCTTGAAAGGCAAGGCCAGCGacgaagaagagagaaagagaggaagaagaagagggtgCGGTATGAGTGTTAATAAACGGAAGAgggaaagaaacaaagaaaagggGTGAGTGACGTAGACTCACCGCCACACTGTAATGTTTGATGTTTTACCTCACGCTCACGCCACGGACTATtactactgttttttttttcacatgttCTCTCTTTTGAAGACAATTTTAACTTTGTTTAAGACACCATCTAACGCCAAATGTGAATGAATActtgtttcaagtttcaacaagTATTCATGTCTTGATTTATAaccttttttataaataagtttttttaattgtttgattgattatttatttttgtttgtttgttgtttttcgGTGAAATGGTGCTTTAACTGACGGATTTGCAAGTGAGTTTGGTACTGTCTTTactaattttctgtttttttggtTCTATTTTGACTCGCTTGCCATTTACTCAATTTGGGTGGGACTATGATTCCATTCCTTtaacttgttaatttttaattgaattgaatgatatttttttttacagcaatCGAATGATACCATAACAAagtgagaaaataaagaaatctaTTTTACAAGGTTACTCTTTAAATTTACCTCCAAAGCTTGACGTGTTAGCACGTGATTGGGTATGGAAATGTGAGAGTGCGTGACATGGGAGTGGAAATCGTAGTCAAGTTCAGGGGGGCACGACCATAAACTtgatttgaaagttgaaaccagATCTGATTTTGGATCCACGTTTTGGCCAGGGATCAAGTATTTACTcctaaaaaggaagaagaatgaCTGAAAAGGGATGGAAAGATACTTCCCAAAATTGGATAAATTCTTCAtacctattttatttttgactttcaattattaattaaaaatgtaagaaaGGCTGATGACACACTTTTTATTAAcacactttctttttttaaagaaaaaattataaatttgatcatcataattgtctttaatttagatttagtttccctttaaatttatttatggatTTAATCTCCTTTTATATCCAATCCCATAAATAATTTGGTCTCAAgcttaaatttaaacattaatgGTTACAGACAAACGTTGACAGTCATGTATCACGTTTTGATTGATCcatacatttaaatttttaattattatggaTTGTTCAAGTGGAAGGTCTTCAGGGACAATGACGTCGTTGATGCTTCAAAATAATTCAGAGGAGGAGCTATAGGCTCTGATGGAGCAGAGCAAGATGAAGAGATTGATATCAAACCACGAATAGACTCAACAATTTGAGTGAGGAAGCAAAAGCACTTGGATGATTTGGTATCGCGGGTGACTCAGCTTAGGAACGAGAACCATTAGATTCTCACATCAGTGAATCTCACTATCCAGATCAAAATAATGCcctagcaaaaataaaaaataaaaaaggttgtATGAAATGGTATTCGACAGTTCTCTCATATGGTTAAGTTTTAGGATGGAGTAATCGTTTTTTCTTGTAGTCAGCACAACAAGCATTGTCCTCTCTAAATATGTATTggaatttcaagtttcaaggaCGAATTTTGAATCTAGGGATATTGTTGTCAAGGGGgaaacatatatatagatgaacATAATGAACTCCTTTTGAAATCATCTTATTTTAAAGCCACCACATAGAAATATCATGCATATATGAGTTATATATGTGGCCTGCATTTCATGCTAACTTAAAATTGTTCGGGATATCAAATAATTGGTGAGGTCCTTGTTGATGTTTAGGGGAATAGGAACAAGAAAGAAGTTATAGAGGGTGAGGTCCTTTTAGTGGTAGAAGAGCTTCTTGGTGCAAGGCATGCTTCATGGGGTGGAGGCAAACACAAAGTCACCAGCCAGCCTTAAAGGCTCTGAAAGCCCCGATGACAATCATGTTAATTGGTTACCCAGAAAACACCATAGCCCATCTTAAATACAAGAAAAGTGACATTTAAGGCTATTTTATATGAACAGAAATTGACCCCAATATCCAATACAATTAGACTGAAAAATGTTCAAAGCTTTGCCCAGGTACCTTTTTGGGCTCTTTTCGAAGGAATCGAATCGAATCACGAGTTGCAGTGGCTTTGGGATGGACCAAACCATAGTTGAACACATGTGTGATGAAACAATAACATAGGAGAACAACACTGGGAAACATTGTCACTTTGTCGTATCCGTTAGACCTTATTAATTGTTACGTATATATGTAACCGCAATTTCACCTACTACAGTACTGTTGGACCATTATAATTTTGGCCGGCGTTAAATTGCTGGAGATTGctttttcataaataagttgtttgattttcataataatactttttatgTCTTAAGTCTtaagaatagtttttttttttaaaaatcacaacaataatattttttttttattgattaaaagtgtaaaaagaCTATTTTTACAATACATTCTTATTAgacttaaactaaaaaaatagcatTTTGTGGAATATACTAAATATATTAACTGTTAAtaaccaaaaattaatttaataatttaattagattataCTGTATGtgatagtgtaattttttttatattactcttttttttataataattattttaaaagtcatatatataattatttttaattcattagcAATAACAAAGTCTTCAGAAATGATACaagaaagttaaaattattttttcaaaaaatagagaaatcacAAAATTGGATACAAATCATACAATTCCTGCGGATAATCAAATTTTGTACAACATATTTaaagaaacaataatttattttgtgtgtACAGTAGTCACACTGTGACCTCTTATATTCTAATTCAATCTCTATCATTAGACGGATCCTAATGAGTAAGAATTAGTAATGTATGTAGTTAGTCTTGTAagtacaataatatatatatatatatatatatatatatatatatatatatatatatatatatatataaaagaaagcaCGTATTGCATAaaccaataataaataaaattaataaaatataataaaaaatatttaaaattgtattatatttgATATAACATTAAAAGAAATCTAATTGCGatcgttaaaaaaaataaattttgcttcAAACTTCCAGACtttgaatgataaaatatgtttgatttaccaaaaaaaaaaagaatgattaactaatataaaattttaaataatataaaagaatgATTCATTTCATGTTTGATAATAAAGGTTAAATTAACGTGCATGTTGTTGAATTATTAGTCAAAGTTTAATTATGCctctgaatttattttttaattggattcttgaactgatattttttttttaattaggtccttgttggatctaattaaaaattaaatacaagtttaagtaatcaatttgaaaaaatagagctctaactaaaaataacaaataatttaggAATCTAATtacaaataagtaaaaattatcAACCTTTGCGCATCAGTATTCTTATATCTGTAAGTCAGTATTCTTACTTCAGCAGGTTCTAAACTCAATACACTGGCTATAGAAGTGGAAATATTAGCTTGCAGAGGTCAATATATTGGCTCGCATGGGGttgacaatttttaattaggtccatgaactatgaatttttttgtaatcaagtctgtgatttattttttaaattggatTCCTAAGCTTGAATTTGTTTCTTAATCAGATTCTTGTGTTTAATTGTAGGGAtacagttaaaaaaataacacccATTTACGGATTCCATTGAAAACAATCATGGATCTAATTAAAATCGCCAATAGTTCAAGGATccacaaatttcaatttaaccgATAATAAACAACActgcaaaaaataatatttttattaatttgatcaaaTCCTATTGATAAAGATTTGATCTAActattatcttaattttaagtattaatctaaaaaaaataaaaaaaattaatcgaaTAATAACTATAATTCATATTAAAACCATCATGataaacatttaataaatattaaattaataacacGAAAAACTTGAAGTGATAACCACAATCACAACAATGTTATATTAACCAtggtataaaatataaacaatgcACATAAACAATTATCacataattgttttaatttaaccaatgatttaattttgtgtttcaacacattgtattaaatatttaaaaagagatTTTTGTTCCTTATATCAGTCATACTTAACTTaagattaattttcataaaaaataactatagtactaataaaaaaataccgtggtaagtaaaaaaatagattaaattatttacttagCTCTATAATTGTCTTCATTTTGGGTTTTAATCCCTATTAAATTATGCTTTGGTTTTAATTCCTATATGTACACTAAATATGTTTTGGTCCATATTACTAGTTAGTACcatagaaaaatatgaaaatcattAAACCTGTGGATAGTGTGACGCAAAATTATTGTAGTTTGATAAGTAGTATTGAGTTCCTCTATAAAAAAAGTAGTATTATGTTTGAGTcccatataaaaaaagaattttatcgttaacaatatataatcttactaataaaaaaatataattttactctACACGTATAAGACTATCTCccatataaaaaagtaaagaaaactTTACAAGTATATAATCGTCACAATTTGTTTATAGTAATAAAATGCaataaaagtttatataaagAGTAAGACTAGTAATTTTCTCGAATATAAGCTataccattaaaaaaaatcattcacaaaaaaaaaactataaatttataCATATCAGTCACCACCAATGGGACAGGTGTACAGGCTgcacaaacaaaaattcaaatatatgcCTTTTGCATGCAAGATTTGGGTTAACGACTTAAATTAACCTCATAAAAGTTAAActgaattaaaataagaaaaaatatataaaaaatattcagaaGCAACAGAAACATCTATAGGTTTGGTCCACCACCATTACCATTCACCACCCTCAATTCATCAGCAGAGGAAGCAGGAAAGGAAGGGACAAGAGAACGCAGCGTACCCTCTAAACCCTTTACGCgcaaaacaacaaacaaacacacCCTCTGCTCCCGGGTGCTTTTTCtatgcttcttttttcatttttttttaatacaaatttcaatttcttttgtcatttttttgggACCCCATTTTTCCCTCTCGTTCCAGCAGAGCCTGGAAATTCTCTCTGGAACGTAAATGCCAGATCTTGGTGGCAATTGGCAATTGGGGTTTCCTCTGAAAATCCCCACTTTGCaaaaaccttttcttttttgtttttcatttttgtttggtGAAAATTAGTGCTACCCATTTCGTTGATTGGTTCTGGGTGTTTGGGGTTTTCTGCAGTGGCCTTGGATCGGTGATTGGGAAAATCTCGAGAAGCTTTGGTGTTTGCGGTTTTCTTTGGGACCGTCTCCTAGGTTTCGTTGTTTTCAAGGAACATAAAAAGTTTACAAATTTCTCGACTTTGGTTGGTGAAgattttttgttcttgaagaaacaagcatttatgcttctgtgtttgtTTGGGTTTTCTGTTTTATTCAGGTATAATAGAAACACAAAGGTGGCATAGTGCCACCACTTGGTTATGCCTGATACGAGGTAAGCTTTTGGATTTGTCTTCAACAtggtcaatttttctttttttctttttttctttttttcttttaatgggATTCTTGGAAATATGCCTTGTCTTTTGTATTTCTTAAGTCTTTATTTGGAATGAAAACTCTtctgtgttttgttttgtttttttgttctgAAGTCTGTTATGTGTTTTTGTTTGCTGGGTTGAGTTTAGGTTGGCAAGGGCTTGAGAATGGCAGACACAAATTCAGTTGAAGTGATTTTGGATTTTCTGAAGAGGAATCGGTTCACACGAGCTGAGGCGGCTTTGCGTAGTGAGCTCAGTAACTGTTCTGATTTGAATGGTTTCTTGCAGAAGCTTACATTGGATGAAAAGAACTTGCATGATGGGTTGCAGAATGATAAGGGGAAGCCTGTGGTAGAAAATCAAGGGTTGGATTCTCGTGACAGTGTTGAAGTTTCTAAAGAACTGATTGTGAAGGAAATAGAGTGTGGGACTGGTACTAGTAATGCTGCTGAAAGCAAATGGAAAATTGTTGCTCCTACTGGCGAAAGGAATAAGTCTAATGAAGTGGTTGAGACGAGTGACAAAAACTTCACTTTCTCCAAGAGTTCGGAGGACAGTGTTCTTGATATGTACTCATGGAAGTTTAATGCCAGCAATGGTCCTGTGGAGCTTTACCAAAATGATGGTGGAAGTAGGCCTAATAATGCTTTAAAGGCCCCGGTATCTCAGCAATCAAAGTATCAAACTAGTGAAGCTCTTGATGCAACCAACAGTAATGTGAAATCTAAGGAGGAAAATAATGTGCCTGCGGAAAAAACTTCCTTGTGGATTGGAAGTAGTGGTAAAGCCTCTACGGAACCAAAGTATGACCTTATGCAGAGCAAAGAACCTAGGGAACTTGATCGGCAGTTTAAATTTAATGCTTCATCTCTTAAAGAGAACTTGACAGATAATGTCTTGTCAAGAACTGATGAGAATGTGAATTCATCTACAGACCCATGGAAAGATTGTTCTGTCAAGACTGTTTTCCCTTTCTCAAAGGGGGATATGTCTACAAGCTACAACGGTTCAACTTATTCTGacagaaaagaggaaaagagaagGGCAGAAAACAGTGATGTTAGGGCATCAATAAAAGAGCAAGTGGACGAAGTGGGAAGAGCTCTTTACCTAGGG
The Glycine max cultivar Williams 82 chromosome 16, Glycine_max_v4.0, whole genome shotgun sequence genome window above contains:
- the LOC100785709 gene encoding transmembrane 9 superfamily member 3 — translated: MRNLSFFFFFFFTFFAAVRSDPSDHRYKEGDPVPLYANKVGPFHNPSETYRYFDLPFCEPGDLKEKKEALGEVLNGDRLVSAPYKLEFQRDKELVSVCDRKLSKQDVARFRSAVRKDYYFQMYYDDLPIWGFIGKVDKEGKDPSDYRYFLYKHIHFDVFYNKDRVIEINVRTDPNALVDLTEDAEVQAEFLYTVKWKETNTPFEKRMDKYSQSSSLPHHLEIHWFSIINSCVTVLLLTGFLATILMRVLKNDFVKYAHDEESAEDQEETGWKYIHGDVFRFPKFKSLFAAALGSGTQLFTLTVFIFILALVGVFYPYNRGALFTALVVIYALTSGIAGYTATSFYCQLEGTNWVRNLLLTGCLFCGPLFLTFCFLNTVAIAYKATAALPFGTIVVIVLIWSLVTSPLLVLGGIAGKNSKAEFQAPVRTTKYPREIPPLPWYRGTIPQMAMAGFLPFSAIYIELYYIFASVWGHRIYTIYSILFIVFIILLIVTAFITVALTYFQLAAEDHEWWWRSFLCGGSTGLFIYTYCLYYYYARSDMSGFMQTSFFFGYMACICYGFFLMLGTVGFRAALLFVRHIYRSIKCE